GCATCCTTCACTCTAATAGCCATCGAACTTGGTGATAAATTATATTAGACtagaataaataaattgaagaatataaaatcataatttaagaaagaataattattaaaataacaacAAAGAACTTACATAGCTTTAGCGCTCCCTTCTATTAAAAATATGTTTGGATTATATCtttgaaaaagataaaaaaataaatacaaatatttggaAGTAAATTGATATTTATTAGTAAACAATACTGAACTCCAACTTAAGACGCAATGTTTATGACTAGCACTTgtcaattatttataataaacaataataaaaaattgtatatatcggAACATTATAATCAAAGTACAACATCGCGTGTCTCAGAAATATAACTCGTACAAGTAACCTTTAACTTTTCTACTTTTGTTATGGTACCCTTTGCATAcatttacttatttttatacaattctGCAAAACCGAATgtacatatacaaatatatgtatatatagtggACTAAAATAGCGTTCTAGAACAATACataaataacatatattttaaCACAATATCTTAATTGATAAATTAATGTTATACTTTGAATACAATTATAAACTTTGGcatataagaaataaattattgttctaTGCCAAGTGCATTTCCCTTCTCTTTTATAAAAGATTTGttataataaatttctaattaaatattaaattgaacCATACATTTTCATAATCAGATTTAAAGATTTTCTATTTAAAAGGATACTGCTtcaagaatattttaataccatgAAAGAACACTTTGTCTTGAAAATGTACGGTCAATTGCAAACTTTAACATTAACGATAATATCACATTTTAGTATCAAAAATGTAGAATTAAATTTATTACTTTCTACATATCCTCATTGGAGAGACATTATAAAAATACGAAGCTGTTATTCAATGCCACGCTTACTTATATATAATCACATAAAAGAAATATCTTCTGAACATATATTATATCATCCAATAGCACTTGGCATAGAGTTttcgtatttcttttctttttttttttttaatgttgaTGTTAATAATAGTGAAACATAATCAAATAAAGTAttgatatttttcaataatGCTAATTTCTTCACAAGAATACATATGTGCAACTTATATTAATGTAAAATACATTTGTTATAAAATGGTACTAATTCTGCTCTATATACCTGCCGCTGTGGCTGAGGTATCATGGTGCCTTTAACCATTAATTATACGCACATGCTTCACATATGTTTAGATTTATCCTTAGACATAGTCTTGTCAGACAATCTGGTAATAgtaattatattgcaaaatcTACCACGTGAATATTGAgtataaaatttgtttatttagtACTGCAAAGTTCACGAAAGTGCAACAAAAACTTCTGagcaatatgtatgtatatgtggcCTTTGCTATTCCATGATTCATGAAGCTGCACAGTAAAAGCAATTTAAAGATAAAGTAAAACAAAGATTCGttaataaatttttctagcAACAGTTAGTACACATTTTGTATAAAAACTTTCCCCTTTCTTGAAAAATCTATCTTCATATCAATGCTTCATAGCGAGCTCTGTATAACATTACACAATacaaaatttatcaaagtaATGTCTCTGTTTCTGAAGATGAGTTTATACATCTCTTCAGAGGTAAgggacaaaaataaaaatatgtatcatTACAATTTACTAAATCTTATCTGAAGCTCCTTTCTACTTTTCCATTTGGTTAGTCGAAATTGTAAATTGAAAACTTTTCACTTGACttatataaattcttaatattaAGCTACAATCTAAAATCTATATAATAATTGCAAATCAAATATAATTCGAGAATGTAAGTTTCGGAAACTTTATccgaattaaaagaaaaaaatcatTTACATAGGTAAAACTACCacttataaaaaattaaatatttaatataactaAATTCGATCAAGTGCATTGCACGATGTAATCTTGCTAAGTTTATCTGAGCACAAGAATAAACAGTGACTTCGATTATCTTGATTCAACTGTATAATTTAAGGAATCAgaattctataatttataattttatatagcaCCAGTCGCTAATCAGTTTTAACAAAGAAGCTCTTACCCTTTCAAGGTAAATATCATTAAACCTTATTTTAAAATTGGCTATAAAGAATGCAAACAAGTGTAATACATTTAAAAGATTGCACATCATATATTAATTATCCTTTATAGACTTAAAGAatcacaaaatatatatatatatctaatgTGCCAGATATTAATAAATTCCTGGCGATTTAATTATTCTATAAAATCAAGTAATGTAcacaaaaatatttacattataaAGCAATCTAAAATAACATGTTCCATCCAAAGATTATTCTTGGAAATGATTATGATAATAATTTGCGGAAAAATACGATTGATGCttgaatgaaaatatttatactaTATTATGATTCCATTAATTCGTTGAATATTTTGTCTAAGTTAATCAGTCTGTGGCAGCTACTTCTAAACTTAAAACACGATATAACAACATGTTGAACTGATTAATATTGAGATTTTCTACAGTTGACAGATATAACTGATTTTTATATATGCCAGATTATACCTCGATATAATGTGTTAGTCTACAGCATTTTTCCATAATTGCTTGCATGTGCatcatatttaaaattatttattgacTCTATATTGATCATTCAATAAAGTGGAACGTCAAATGTAGGAAGTagattaattatattcatattcTTTCTATTTACGTTAAAAAACATGTTTTAAACTTTTACAGAAAGTAGTGAAATGCATAACTGAATAGTCTCTGGCAAAAGCATAATTTATTAGCCAAAAACCAATGAATAAAGAACATTATGATTTTAATGTCTATATGAACAGAGTAGTATGAGATATATGGCACGCAAGAAGGAGTTATTCGATCACCGTTTTGCatcattatacatatatgaatattATACATTCATTGCATCGTATGAACTTGTAAaggtattttaaaataaaaaacaggAACTTATATTAAAACTGATAACATAGAATTTGTTGAGATTATTATATAAGTGCTCTGGAAATCATTTTATGACAAAATGAGAAAATCAAAAATTCAAGATCTGATATCAATCTACTTGTGCATTTTTAATCGTGTCAATATGAATTCTGATTGAAAATTATCATCGAAGTAATTTTACCTTTTGTTTTCCAATTCGTTTAATACTTTTATGCGATTaactatatttttctatatacgAACCGCGTGGAACGGATTACCCTTCTTTTCAAAcagatataaaaattgtatatttcaaatttaatttaacgtataatatatgtaaaaataGGTTATTCCCATATTTAATCGTAATATTCTTTAACAAAATCATATGGAACGAAATTGTGTGAAATCTTAAATCTTAAACCATACATACTAAACATTTGGCAAGTATTTCACAAAAATGAAGGACAAAAGATTATATATTTGTACCTCACGATAGGCCTTGTGGTGTGAAACAAATCTTCTCTAATTCACCAGTTGAAGAACTAACAGGAGATTCAGCTCTATCGTCCTGTTCAGCTAACTGTTCACTGTAGTAATGAGGTGTGCTCAGGTAATCAATGAGCCGCCGAGGCAGAGGTAGAGTGGGAATAAGATCCCTGCGTACCATCTTCAAAATAACAAATCTGCATGTATGCTGTAAACTTTGAACCTGTTTAAATCTTGACACTGGGTGAAGAAGTTGCACACGCATTGGACCTAACACTGGCCGTCGATGAAGAAAAAACAAATACCGTCCACTACGTGAATGTTCTACCGCATTCTCGATAAAGTCGACAATTGTATGAGACTTGAATTTTGTGCAACTTCCAAAGCTGAAATTACCTACATATACAATGCACATGAcattaaaattgtattaaaaaaaTGACGGTGTATAGAAAAACTGTATTAATAAAAACATAAAACTTACCCTGATCGTGCTCTATTCTTACATGTCGCACACAGCTGTTAAGTCTAAATGATAAGGAAAAAATATAATGATCATCGCTACTGTCTCGTACAATGAATGACCCGTCTGGTTCATTCGACAGTATCTTCTCTGCAGCTTCACCAGATATTGGGCCCCAATACCATCCAtactattataaataaaatttaataattataatatacctTAATTACATtcaacataatataataattttaaaaaggaaataaaatgtataaatcaCGTACATCCTTTACTTTCTCAATACTAGCAGCAAAATCCATACTGGTATCTTCTGCCGGTTCGTCTTCGACTTTTGGCGCAGGTAGAGGCATTTGTGGTGGTATAGAAGTTGGACTTTCACACTTAGATACCATCGTTGTAAGCGCATCTTCCGCTTGTTCGACACATCCTACATGCCCATTGCTTTTCGGCAATGGCGGTAATGCACGCTTAAAAAAAGGTAGCTTTTGTACAGAGGAATCTACCTCTGAggtagtattattattattagcatGTTGGTCAGAATCAACaccctcttcttcttctacaaTTTCACCCTGTACAATGCTATTTCTTTTCTCTACGAAATGGTCCGGAGAACCCAAACGCCTGAATCTAAAGATATTGCAAAGTGTTTGTTTCAAATTTAATGAGAAGTTTCGTTGGCTCTTCTTAATCTTCTCTCTTTCAGAATCGACCTTCTCTTTATGTGGTTCATCTTTTACCTTTTTATGTTTAATGCTAACAAACGAATTCTTTTTATGCTTCTTAACATTACCATTatgattattgttattattattattattattattgttattgttattatgaaTCAGTCCATTGCTATTTTTGTTTGAAATCGGAGTATCCATCGCTGAATCTGTATGCGGGTTACTATATctattgttattatttacaCTAATACCTTTTGGCATTGCAAGGTGTACAGGTGTATGACTTATTGGAGCTTTATTATcgcgtttaattttattttcactaGAATCACTGGAGCTTGAGTATAGTGTTTGCAAATATTGACGCACTTCATGTAAAGTCATGTGAATTGGTTCACCAATATTATGCATGTGACCATTAGATGTTCGAGACGTATGTCGACCAGATGTGCCCGGAACGCTATGACGCTTTCCATTCCCAGTTTCATTGCAGCATACATCGGACAATAGTCTCTGTGATTTTATGACGTGTGTAATTGCTCGAGGTTTTCCACAATAATGCCTTGCTTGCTGAATATGGGCTTCTAATTCACTCTGCGAGCTAGCAGatacgtttcttcttcttttacgATGATGTCTATGACGTTTGGGCCTTTGCGGCGTTCTAAGATCATGCAAAGGTCTAACTACATCTATTGGTACAGTATAAATGTCAGAATCAAAGGGCACATTGTACATATCACTAATCTCACTGGTCGTTAAAACATCATGTGACATA
This portion of the Bombus affinis isolate iyBomAffi1 chromosome 1, iyBomAffi1.2, whole genome shotgun sequence genome encodes:
- the LOC126918723 gene encoding putative uncharacterized protein DDB_G0277255 — encoded protein: MDSPPSCSLSATGPLSDLGSSGIGGSISSDSVRAHLAIEMQESDIESKSLSQDSFDYSDGMCGENFNTLKKGPGWTDADGKLEVEVVDVAIKPPPEFQDSPSPPNSESSSAPILSYARLMRQKVPQLIDDYAENLVQSMIEEALIISCRISWPEGRIAPATNHVPVVTRSVYNPKRLWATDLLTPSSCQGATTLITPYSTLNRPNSRCSLASSRLSSSHNSINTSGLSHKVDDSSFITSAMSHDVLTTSEISDMYNVPFDSDIYTVPIDVVRPLHDLRTPQRPKRHRHHRKRRRNVSASSQSELEAHIQQARHYCGKPRAITHVIKSQRLLSDVCCNETGNGKRHSVPGTSGRHTSRTSNGHMHNIGEPIHMTLHEVRQYLQTLYSSSSDSSENKIKRDNKAPISHTPVHLAMPKGISVNNNNRYSNPHTDSAMDTPISNKNSNGLIHNNNNNNNNNNNNNNHNGNVKKHKKNSFVSIKHKKVKDEPHKEKVDSEREKIKKSQRNFSLNLKQTLCNIFRFRRLGSPDHFVEKRNSIVQGEIVEEEEGVDSDQHANNNNTTSEVDSSVQKLPFFKRALPPLPKSNGHVGCVEQAEDALTTMVSKCESPTSIPPQMPLPAPKVEDEPAEDTSMDFAASIEKVKDYGWYWGPISGEAAEKILSNEPDGSFIVRDSSDDHYIFSLSFRLNSCVRHVRIEHDQGNFSFGSCTKFKSHTIVDFIENAVEHSRSGRYLFFLHRRPVLGPMRVQLLHPVSRFKQVQSLQHTCRFVILKMVRRDLIPTLPLPRRLIDYLSTPHYYSEQLAEQDDRAESPVSSSTGELEKICFTPQGLS